From one Musa acuminata AAA Group cultivar baxijiao chromosome BXJ2-6, Cavendish_Baxijiao_AAA, whole genome shotgun sequence genomic stretch:
- the LOC135613892 gene encoding pollen-specific leucine-rich repeat extensin-like protein 3 yields MEACGHSLLFLFLLLCFSSLSYVFSALSNVEAASIIHRQLLALSKKEDLSDDFEIDVNIANPRLHRAYIALRAWKKAMYSDPYNFTDNWIGPDVCSYHGVFCTTAPDDPSINVVAGVDLNSADIAGYLPAELGHLIDAALLHINSNRFCGIIPQNISHLKLLYEFDVSNNRFVGPFPDVVLRLPSLKYLDLRFNDFEGALPSALFDKELDAIFLNDNHFSSQMPYNFGNSKASVIVIANNKIRGCIPNSIGKMAATLNELVLMNNVLSGCLPPEIGLLRNATVVDLSWNSFAGVLSKSLEGLTKVEQLDVSHNMLTGVIPGTLCRMPNLVNFHFSYNFFKGEAEECVPMSTKSTAVVEDKSNCLADRPAQKSAKMCAPVVSRPVDCGRSKCGSSSPVKPVPKPSPEPSTPPRPPPSPKPASPVLSPPPPQHSESPVERVRSPPPPVHSPQPPPVRSPPPSSVHSPPPPVHSLPPPVYSPPSPSINSPPRPIHSPPPPGHHHSLPPLPSHSEAVPPIGGLSYASPPPPFYPGYN; encoded by the coding sequence ATGGAGGCTTGCGGCCACTCCCTCCTTTTCCTGTTTCTCCTGCTTTGTTTCTCTTCCCTCTCTTATGTTTTTTCAGCCCTCTCTAATGTCGAGGCTGCCTCCATCATACACCGTCAGCTTCTGGCCCTCTCGAAGAAGGAAGACCTTTCCGACGACTTTGAGATCGACGTCAACATCGCCAATCCCCGCCTCCATCGCGCCTACATTGCTTTGAGGGCATGGAAAAAGGCCATGTACTCTGACCCCTACAACTTTACCGATAACTGGATCGGTCCCGACGTGTGCAGTTATCATGGTGTCTTCTGCACCACAGCACCTGATGACCCCTCAATCAATGTCGTTGCCGGGGTTGACCTTAACAGTGCCGATATTGCCGGGTACCTCCCTGCAGAGCTTGGCCATTTGATCGATGCCGCCCTCCTCCACATCAACTCCAATCGTTTCTGCGGCATCATCCCCCAAAACATCTCTCATCTCAAACTCCTCTATGAGTTCGATGTTAGTAACAATCGCTTCGTCGGCCCGTTCCCGGACGTTGTCCTTCGCCTACCATCGCTTAAGTACCTCGACCTTCGGTTCAATGACTTCGAAGGAGCATTGCCGTCGGCACTCTTCGATAAGGAGCTCGATGCTATATTCTTGAATGACAACCATTTCAGCTCTCAAATGCCTTATAATTTTGGCAACTCCAAAGCCTCCGTCATCGTCATCGCCAACAACAAGATCCGTGGCTGCATTCCAAATAGCATCGGCAAGATGGCGGCCACCCTCAACGAGCTTGTTCTGATGAACAATGTGCTTAGTGGATGTTTGCCGCCGGAGATTGGGCTGTTGAGAAATGCGACGGTGGTGGACTTGAGCTGGAACTCTTTCGCTGGCGTGCTGTCGAAGAGCTTGGAGGGTCTGACGAAGGTGGAGCAGTTGGACGTGTCGCACAACATGCTGACGGGCGTCATCCCGGGGACGCTCTGCCGGATGCCGAACCTCGTCAACTTCCACTTCTCGTACAACTTCTTCAAGGGCGAGGCGGAGGAGTGCGTGCCGATGTCGACCAAGTCCACGGCGGTGGTCGAAGACAAGAGCAATTGCCTGGCGGATAGACCAGCACAGAAATCCGCGAAGATGTGTGCCCCGGTGGTGAGCCGCCCGGTCGATTGCGGTCGCTCCAAATGCGGGTCGTCTTCTCCGGTGAAACCGGTTCCAAAACCATCCCCGGAGCCATCGACCCCTCCAAGACCGCCACCGTCTCCAAAACCTGCATCTCCAGTCTTGTCTCCTCCACCACCACAGCATTCGGAGTCACCCGTAGAACGAGTGCGCTCTCCACCTCCTCCGGTCCACTCTCCACAACCTCCACCGGTCCGCTCTCCACCACCTTCTTCGGTCCATTCACCACCACCGCCGGTCCACTCTCTACCTCCTCCCGTTTATTCACCACCATCTCCATCGATCAATTCACCACCACGTCCAATTCACTCTCCTCCGCCTCCTGGCCACCACCACTCACTACCACCGCTACCTTCTCACTCCGAAGCCGTACCACCGATAGGGGGATTGAGCTATGCGTCTCCACCTCCACCCTTCTACCCAGGATACAATTGA